The following coding sequences lie in one Flavobacterium cyclinae genomic window:
- a CDS encoding sugar transferase: MLFKQVRIGKNGVPFVLYKFRSIPKDGVKPTSFGRFLRRTKLDELPQLYNLIKGDMVLIGPRPDVPGYADQLKGADRFLLQVKPGITGLASLKYKNEEQLLAKQEDALSYNDTVIWPDKVRINIWYLYNRSLKLNLIILATTFLNLPLDVDALIQKIEDRKKKCTH, translated from the coding sequence ATGTTGTTTAAGCAAGTGCGTATTGGTAAGAATGGGGTTCCCTTTGTTCTTTATAAATTCAGAAGTATTCCAAAAGATGGGGTTAAACCAACTTCTTTTGGGCGTTTTCTTAGACGTACTAAACTTGATGAACTGCCACAGCTCTATAATTTGATTAAAGGAGATATGGTGTTAATTGGGCCAAGACCTGATGTGCCGGGATATGCTGATCAATTGAAAGGTGCTGATCGTTTTCTTTTGCAAGTAAAACCTGGGATTACGGGTTTGGCTTCTCTAAAATATAAAAACGAAGAACAGTTACTTGCTAAACAAGAGGACGCTCTAAGTTATAATGATACGGTTATTTGGCCTGATAAAGTTCGAATAAATATATGGTATCTTTACAACCGTTCTCTAAAATTGAATCTGATTATCCTAGCTACTACCTTTTTAAATCTTCCTCTAGATGTTGATGCCCTTATCCAAAAAATAGAAGATAGAAAGAAAAAGTGTACGCATTAA
- a CDS encoding DegT/DnrJ/EryC1/StrS family aminotransferase, translated as MNSTKIWLSSPHMGGGEQKYVQEAFDTNWIAPLGPNVSGFEQDLERYLGGQCHVAALSSGTAALHLALLVLGVQAGDEVICQSMTFSASANPIVYLGATPVFIDSETTTWNLCPIALENAIQDRIRLGKKPKAIVAVHLYGVPFQVEAIQAISKKYEIPIIEDSAEALGSSYQQQKCGTIGDIGILSFNGNKIITTSGGGALVAKDSKIKEKVVFWATQARDQAPHYQHSEIGYNYRMSNVCAGIGRGQMEVLENHVQARRAMHAFYLDIFKNIEGVTVFQATSESYANYWLSAIIVEESKTNGITREQLRLLFEKENIESRPLWKPMHLQPVFANCPYYGTQIAASLFEKGLCLPSGSNLTDMERDRIQKVVADLFLNNSNEL; from the coding sequence ATGAATTCTACTAAAATATGGTTGTCATCCCCGCATATGGGTGGAGGGGAACAAAAATACGTGCAAGAAGCTTTTGATACCAATTGGATTGCTCCATTAGGACCTAATGTTTCTGGATTTGAACAGGATTTGGAACGTTATTTAGGAGGTCAATGTCATGTTGCTGCTTTAAGTTCGGGTACGGCAGCACTTCACTTAGCTTTACTGGTTTTAGGGGTGCAAGCTGGAGATGAAGTTATTTGTCAGAGTATGACTTTTTCTGCTTCTGCGAATCCTATAGTTTATTTAGGCGCTACCCCTGTTTTTATAGATAGTGAGACTACCACCTGGAATTTGTGTCCAATTGCTTTAGAAAACGCTATACAAGATCGTATTCGTTTGGGTAAAAAACCAAAAGCAATTGTTGCTGTGCATCTGTATGGTGTTCCTTTTCAAGTGGAAGCCATTCAAGCCATTTCTAAAAAATATGAAATTCCAATTATAGAAGATAGTGCAGAAGCTTTAGGGAGTTCTTATCAGCAACAAAAATGTGGAACTATAGGCGATATAGGAATTTTATCCTTCAATGGTAATAAAATAATTACAACCTCTGGTGGAGGTGCTCTTGTGGCGAAGGATTCTAAGATAAAAGAAAAAGTAGTTTTTTGGGCAACTCAAGCTAGAGATCAAGCACCACATTACCAACATTCTGAGATTGGATACAATTATAGAATGAGTAATGTTTGTGCCGGAATTGGAAGAGGACAAATGGAAGTTTTGGAGAATCATGTGCAAGCTCGTCGTGCTATGCATGCTTTTTATCTGGATATTTTTAAAAATATAGAAGGAGTTACTGTTTTTCAAGCTACTTCTGAATCGTATGCCAATTATTGGTTGTCTGCTATTATTGTAGAGGAAAGTAAAACGAATGGCATTACCCGAGAACAGCTTCGTTTGCTTTTTGAAAAGGAGAATATTGAATCAAGACCTTTGTGGAAGCCAATGCATTTGCAACCCGTTTTTGCTAACTGTCCTTATTATGGAACTCAAATTGCAGCATCTCTTTTTGAAAAAGGATTGTGTTTGCCTTCAGGATCCAATTTAACGGACATGGAACGAGATAGGATTCAAAAAGTAGTAGCAGACTTGTTTTTAAATAATTCTAATGAATTATAG
- a CDS encoding tyrosine-protein phosphatase, translating into MFWIPKKKVFWKDLWKDGCIDIHNHLLWGIDDGSKSLEETIALCNGLQELGITKAIATPHTYPGLWNNSALDINEAYNVYKNCKTTDFIIGVASEYLAESYLEQEIQQNSILTLPGNHILIEFSMLFPPSDRIMESLFQLKLKGYKLILAHPERYLYWKDNLQNFEQLKTFDLYFQINSLSLLGYYGSDVKKLSIQLLEANMYDFVGTDTHRIENINFMKNNPLPLQKSHLKELELIIEGNQIFDITSF; encoded by the coding sequence ATGTTTTGGATTCCTAAGAAAAAAGTTTTTTGGAAAGATTTATGGAAAGATGGATGTATTGATATACATAACCATTTACTTTGGGGTATTGATGACGGGTCAAAATCTTTAGAAGAAACAATAGCGTTATGCAATGGACTACAAGAATTAGGAATTACAAAAGCAATTGCTACACCTCATACATATCCGGGACTTTGGAATAATTCGGCTTTAGATATAAACGAAGCATACAACGTTTATAAAAATTGCAAAACAACTGATTTTATTATTGGAGTTGCTAGTGAATATTTAGCAGAAAGTTATTTAGAACAAGAAATCCAGCAAAATAGTATTTTAACACTTCCTGGAAACCATATTTTAATAGAGTTTTCAATGCTTTTCCCACCTTCTGACCGCATAATGGAGTCGCTTTTTCAACTAAAACTCAAAGGTTACAAATTAATATTAGCGCATCCAGAACGTTATTTATATTGGAAAGATAATCTACAAAATTTTGAACAATTAAAAACCTTTGATTTATATTTTCAAATCAACAGCCTTTCGCTTTTAGGATATTATGGATCCGATGTAAAAAAATTGAGTATCCAATTATTAGAAGCTAATATGTATGATTTTGTAGGTACAGATACTCATAGAATTGAAAACATCAATTTTATGAAAAACAATCCGTTACCACTCCAAAAAAGTCACTTAAAGGAACTTGAATTGATAATAGAAGGGAATCAAATATTTGATATTACCTCTTTTTAA
- a CDS encoding ATP-binding protein, whose protein sequence is MDALFEYSNRLIAGVSTSFTRYLYDQINWKNRLIGIVGPRGVGKTTLVLQYIKNHLDPRHTLYVTADDFYFAKHRLSEVASNFVKFGGTHFIIDEIHKYPDWSNELKLIYDYHTNLQLIFTGSSVLDIKKGSADLSRRAVLYPMQGLSFREYLLLFHKIEVPKLTLEEIVTRPSSVISVSHPLLLFADYLKTGYYPFALEPDFDIKLFQVINQTLESDIPVYADMNVSTGRKLKQLMAIVAESVPFKPNMSKIAEILSISRNNISDYLLYMEEAGMLLQLRDETHGIRGLGKVNKVYLDNTNLVYNLAYENPNKGNIRETFFLNQLRVHHQVVASKNADFKIGTMDFEIGGKNKSLKQIKTVGNGYVVKDDIESGFLNTIPLWYFGLMY, encoded by the coding sequence ATGGATGCATTATTTGAATATTCAAATCGTTTAATTGCTGGAGTAAGTACCTCGTTTACAAGGTATTTATATGATCAAATTAACTGGAAAAACAGACTAATTGGGATTGTAGGACCACGCGGTGTTGGAAAAACCACCTTAGTTTTGCAATACATCAAAAATCACTTAGATCCTCGTCATACTTTATATGTTACAGCGGATGATTTTTATTTTGCTAAGCATCGTCTCTCTGAGGTAGCTTCCAATTTTGTCAAATTTGGAGGAACACATTTCATTATTGATGAGATACACAAGTATCCTGATTGGTCAAACGAATTGAAGCTAATTTATGATTATCATACTAATTTGCAGTTGATATTTACAGGCTCTTCCGTATTAGATATTAAAAAAGGAAGTGCTGATTTAAGTAGGAGAGCCGTACTTTACCCAATGCAAGGTTTGTCTTTTCGAGAATATTTATTGCTATTTCATAAAATAGAAGTGCCAAAGCTTACGCTAGAAGAAATTGTAACACGTCCGTCAAGCGTGATTTCAGTATCGCATCCCTTGCTTTTATTTGCAGATTATCTTAAAACTGGATATTATCCTTTTGCTTTAGAGCCTGATTTTGATATAAAGTTATTTCAGGTGATCAACCAAACATTGGAGAGTGATATTCCTGTATATGCCGATATGAATGTATCGACAGGGAGAAAGTTGAAACAGCTTATGGCTATTGTTGCCGAAAGTGTTCCTTTTAAGCCTAATATGAGTAAAATAGCGGAGATATTGTCAATTAGCCGAAACAATATATCGGATTATCTTTTGTATATGGAAGAAGCGGGCATGCTTTTGCAATTGCGAGATGAAACTCATGGGATTAGAGGATTAGGGAAAGTAAATAAAGTATATTTAGATAATACCAATTTGGTCTATAATTTAGCTTATGAAAACCCAAATAAAGGAAACATTAGAGAGACATTTTTCTTGAATCAATTACGAGTTCATCATCAGGTTGTTGCTTCGAAAAATGCTGATTTTAAAATTGGAACTATGGATTTTGAAATAGGTGGTAAAAACAAAAGCTTAAAACAAATAAAGACAGTTGGAAATGGCTATGTTGTTAAGGATGATATTGAAAGTGGCTTTTTAAATACAATCCCTTTATGGTATTTTGGTTTGATGTATTGA
- a CDS encoding GumC family protein, with protein sequence MDASTSHENQQVSFDLKQEIFKYLPFWYWFVIGIVIAFMGVSLYLRYQSNVYQSKTIIKLLDDSNSDFKMPTSGVNFFMRSKINIENEKEIIKSNRLIGQVVHELQLYNQFFSEGKIRIAEEYGNTIPSIEWIGDQQKVDEFSGFWNINYDSKGYVWNEDGKKRSYGVVYDVDNIAMKVNAPIVLHKNKRTLQVKKSSFEDAVVRLKANIDVNLVGEESELLAISTKGPLIEKNNAILNTLNEVFDRDGREDRQRVFKKTIDFVNSRFEYLFKELDTIELNKANYKRDQKLSFLEGDAGTLLATKTESFSQYEKAKTQSMLSEIIIAALREVKDNELLPANIGLEEMKVNSLIEEYNKVVLEAQKTITNGGEKHPSVGKLLAIQQNLKSSIKYSLLAYQKVLATNIQSIEQIKAQQENQYAAIPYQEKTIRAIERQQKIKETLYLLLLQKREEASINLAIVNPSIKIVDEAIADKNPLSPKRGVAFLLAFSLGLLIPFGILFVYYLFDTKIHTKEMIQRGLPTVPILAEIPFIESNSKIVHKNEHTVLSESFRILVANLDFVFPVQLTKSPIIYTASTIKGEGKTFVATNLALSLAALGKKVILVGTDLRNPQLHKALNSKKAKLGLVDLLVNSEIATHSCIVQEAINDISLDVIYSGVIPPNPTEILSNGKLGQLLEELRTKYDYVLVDTAPTLLVADTTIISKYADIVLYLIKANYTDKQLMSYITDLKDQSKIANPFIVFNNVGQNEGYGKGYAYSYQYNYGYGYGYGVNPKYLSRFEKIKSFVKQIVKKR encoded by the coding sequence ATGGATGCATCTACTTCGCATGAAAACCAACAAGTATCGTTTGATTTAAAACAAGAAATTTTTAAGTATTTACCTTTTTGGTACTGGTTTGTAATTGGGATTGTTATTGCCTTTATGGGGGTTAGTTTGTATTTGAGGTATCAAAGTAATGTGTATCAGTCCAAAACGATTATCAAATTATTGGATGATTCTAACTCCGATTTTAAGATGCCGACAAGTGGAGTCAATTTTTTCATGCGAAGTAAAATTAATATTGAAAATGAAAAAGAAATTATCAAATCCAATCGCTTAATAGGTCAGGTGGTTCATGAATTGCAATTGTACAATCAATTTTTCTCGGAAGGTAAAATTCGTATAGCGGAAGAATATGGGAACACAATACCTAGCATTGAATGGATAGGTGACCAACAAAAGGTAGATGAGTTTTCAGGTTTCTGGAACATAAACTATGATTCGAAAGGATATGTTTGGAATGAAGATGGGAAAAAACGTTCCTATGGCGTAGTATATGATGTGGATAATATAGCAATGAAAGTGAATGCACCTATTGTGCTTCACAAAAACAAAAGAACATTACAAGTAAAGAAATCTTCGTTTGAAGATGCAGTAGTTCGTTTAAAAGCTAATATAGATGTGAATTTAGTAGGGGAAGAAAGCGAACTTTTAGCAATTTCTACAAAAGGACCACTTATTGAAAAAAATAATGCTATTCTCAATACGTTAAATGAAGTATTTGATCGGGATGGTAGAGAGGATCGTCAACGTGTTTTCAAAAAAACGATTGATTTTGTGAATTCACGTTTCGAGTATTTATTCAAAGAATTGGATACGATTGAATTAAATAAGGCCAATTACAAACGCGACCAAAAACTTTCTTTTTTAGAAGGGGATGCCGGAACTTTGTTGGCGACTAAGACTGAATCTTTCTCTCAATATGAAAAAGCAAAAACACAGTCTATGTTAAGTGAAATCATTATTGCAGCTTTGAGAGAAGTTAAAGATAATGAACTTTTACCTGCCAATATTGGTTTAGAAGAGATGAAGGTGAATAGTCTAATTGAAGAATACAACAAAGTCGTTTTAGAAGCTCAGAAAACCATTACTAATGGAGGGGAAAAGCATCCTAGTGTGGGGAAACTATTAGCGATTCAACAAAATTTAAAGAGTTCAATAAAATATTCGTTATTGGCTTATCAAAAAGTATTAGCAACCAATATACAATCCATAGAGCAAATAAAAGCACAACAAGAAAATCAATACGCTGCCATTCCGTATCAAGAAAAAACGATTCGTGCGATTGAGCGTCAACAAAAAATCAAGGAAACCCTTTATTTATTGCTGTTGCAAAAAAGAGAAGAGGCAAGTATCAATTTAGCCATTGTTAATCCTTCTATAAAAATAGTCGATGAAGCTATAGCTGATAAAAACCCGCTTTCTCCCAAACGAGGTGTGGCCTTTTTATTAGCATTCTCATTAGGTTTGTTAATTCCTTTTGGAATTCTTTTTGTTTATTATTTATTTGATACCAAGATTCATACTAAAGAAATGATTCAGCGAGGACTCCCTACAGTGCCTATTCTGGCGGAAATTCCCTTTATTGAGTCAAATAGTAAAATCGTACATAAAAATGAGCACACTGTTTTATCTGAATCGTTCCGAATATTAGTAGCAAATCTAGATTTTGTTTTTCCTGTACAACTTACAAAATCTCCAATTATATATACCGCTTCTACCATCAAAGGAGAAGGGAAAACCTTTGTAGCTACCAATTTAGCTTTGTCATTAGCTGCTTTAGGGAAAAAAGTGATTTTAGTGGGTACCGATTTACGTAATCCTCAATTGCATAAAGCACTGAATTCTAAAAAAGCTAAGCTAGGTTTAGTTGACTTATTAGTAAATTCTGAAATCGCTACCCATTCTTGTATAGTTCAGGAAGCGATAAATGATATTTCTTTAGATGTAATTTATTCAGGTGTTATACCGCCTAATCCTACTGAAATTCTTTCAAATGGAAAATTAGGGCAGTTGTTAGAAGAATTAAGAACAAAATACGATTATGTTTTAGTTGATACCGCTCCTACATTGTTGGTGGCAGATACTACTATTATATCGAAATATGCTGATATTGTATTGTATTTAATAAAAGCCAATTATACGGATAAACAATTGATGTCATACATCACTGATTTGAAGGACCAATCCAAAATTGCTAATCCTTTTATTGTATTTAATAATGTAGGTCAAAACGAAGGATATGGTAAGGGCTATGCATATTCGTATCAGTATAATTATGGATATGGCTATGGCTATGGGGTCAATCCTAAGTATTTGTCGCGATTTGAAAAAATAAAGTCTTTTGTAAAGCAAATTGTTAAAAAGAGGTAA
- a CDS encoding polysaccharide biosynthesis/export family protein gives MKKKIVLVLVACVVMLTSCVSKKEILYLNDLKASDSANFQWSDVIVQPNDILSVKITAEDMELALPYNLSPVIGAQQNINGAQLLLQGYLVSNEGEINIPVLGTILVKGLTYTQIEEKIQKELTEKQLLKNPVVVCRIVNAKVTILGEVRSPGTYTFYENNLTILQALGLAGDLNITGVRKNIKVVRMENNQQLVGEIDLTQKDWMNSPFYFIKPNDVIVVDPNTAKVKSAGIIGNAGTLLGTISVILSSFLIIRSL, from the coding sequence ATGAAAAAAAAGATAGTACTAGTACTAGTGGCATGTGTTGTAATGTTAACTTCTTGTGTTTCAAAAAAAGAAATACTCTATTTAAATGATTTAAAAGCTAGTGATAGTGCTAATTTTCAATGGTCAGATGTCATTGTGCAACCGAATGATATTTTAAGTGTCAAAATTACGGCTGAAGATATGGAATTGGCATTGCCGTACAATTTATCTCCTGTAATTGGGGCGCAACAAAATATAAATGGTGCTCAGTTGTTATTGCAAGGATATTTGGTGTCTAATGAAGGCGAAATCAATATTCCGGTGTTAGGAACTATTCTGGTTAAAGGACTGACTTATACTCAAATTGAAGAGAAAATTCAAAAGGAGTTAACAGAGAAACAATTACTTAAAAATCCCGTAGTGGTTTGTCGTATTGTAAATGCTAAAGTCACCATCTTAGGAGAAGTACGAAGTCCTGGAACCTATACTTTTTATGAAAATAATTTAACAATTTTGCAAGCATTAGGATTAGCTGGCGACTTAAATATCACAGGGGTGCGTAAAAATATCAAAGTCGTTCGTATGGAAAATAATCAGCAATTGGTGGGTGAAATTGATTTGACCCAAAAAGATTGGATGAATTCTCCTTTTTACTTTATCAAACCCAATGATGTAATTGTAGTAGATCCGAATACTGCAAAAGTAAAATCTGCCGGTATCATTGGTAATGCAGGTACTTTACTAGGTACTATTTCCGTTATTTTATCTTCCTTTTTAATTATTAGAAGCCTTTAA